A single window of Chitinophaga sp. XS-30 DNA harbors:
- a CDS encoding TlpA disulfide reductase family protein, giving the protein MKKYLLCILVLCGAYAGFAQSILTGKINGAVDGEAELNISRDVWYQRENSIYSKIGPEGTFSFSLPQNAPVFVTLHYNKKKQQLLLSPGRPLHVTFDAGDLPGTMKYKGKGATENMMIHAFFPPRPFFMKEFSSGNPYGKMGEDSLLNVLLPSILREADSLRGIVADARLPKIIGKSLMTHIRYYYSLNMDEFSMVLNSYTKNPAEQAWADTLMSMTGLPSMQDMESSPYAGYFLSAYAKHEMIKIGKIYRKDKERGQLLLEEAAGLPFDSLMKLANSFGDEMVTMLVGKKKLPAAQYERLLSNRLTYYGNMKELSMARQLLQLLTTHFADGTEAADGSRLIARLEAQLEEGKRNPHIIIRKDYAQISSLRQLLAPYKGKVVYLDVWGTWCGPCKVEMGYVPDLKARLDGNDIVFLYLSNDKDDADGKWREYVQVNNITGEHVRMPNDRIEHIWEELLPGEKMRSYPTFFIFGKDGGVAVKKARRPSEGLLLDTQLLEYL; this is encoded by the coding sequence ATGAAAAAATATTTGTTATGTATCCTGGTTTTGTGCGGCGCGTATGCGGGTTTTGCGCAATCCATCCTGACGGGGAAGATCAACGGGGCCGTAGATGGAGAAGCGGAACTGAACATCTCCCGGGATGTCTGGTATCAGCGGGAAAATTCCATATACAGCAAAATAGGCCCTGAAGGCACTTTTTCCTTCAGTCTCCCTCAGAACGCCCCGGTATTCGTTACCCTGCATTACAACAAAAAGAAGCAACAACTGCTGCTTAGTCCCGGCAGGCCGCTGCATGTCACCTTCGATGCAGGTGATCTGCCCGGTACCATGAAGTACAAGGGCAAGGGAGCAACAGAGAATATGATGATACATGCTTTCTTTCCGCCGCGCCCGTTTTTCATGAAAGAATTCTCTTCCGGGAATCCATATGGAAAGATGGGGGAGGACTCCCTGCTGAACGTACTCTTGCCATCCATTCTCCGGGAAGCGGACAGCCTGCGCGGCATTGTTGCTGATGCCCGGTTGCCAAAGATCATCGGCAAATCGCTCATGACGCATATCAGGTATTATTATTCGCTGAATATGGATGAATTTTCGATGGTGCTGAACAGTTATACAAAGAACCCGGCGGAACAGGCCTGGGCGGATACACTGATGTCGATGACGGGTCTTCCCTCCATGCAGGATATGGAAAGCAGCCCGTATGCCGGGTATTTTTTATCAGCGTACGCGAAGCATGAAATGATAAAGATCGGGAAGATATACAGGAAGGATAAGGAAAGGGGGCAGCTGCTGCTGGAGGAAGCGGCAGGCTTGCCTTTCGATTCCCTGATGAAACTGGCGAACAGTTTTGGGGACGAGATGGTCACCATGCTGGTGGGGAAGAAAAAATTGCCGGCTGCGCAGTACGAGCGCCTGTTGTCCAACCGGCTGACCTACTACGGCAATATGAAAGAGCTGTCGATGGCCCGCCAGCTGCTGCAGCTCCTTACAACACATTTTGCGGACGGTACGGAGGCTGCGGATGGCAGCAGGCTGATCGCCCGGCTGGAAGCACAGCTTGAAGAAGGCAAGCGTAATCCCCATATCATCATTCGCAAAGACTATGCGCAGATATCTTCTCTCCGTCAACTGCTGGCGCCGTACAAAGGGAAAGTGGTGTATCTCGATGTGTGGGGCACCTGGTGCGGCCCCTGCAAGGTAGAAATGGGTTATGTACCTGATTTGAAGGCGCGATTGGACGGTAACGACATTGTGTTCCTCTACCTCAGCAATGACAAGGATGATGCCGACGGGAAATGGCGGGAATATGTGCAGGTCAATAACATCACCGGGGAGCATGTGCGCATGCCGAACGACCGCATTGAACATATCTGGGAGGAACTGTTGCCCGGAGAGAAGATGAGAAGTTATCCCACCTTCTTTATTTTCGGGAAAGACGGCGGCGTAGCCGTGAAAAAGGCCAGGAGGCCGAGTGAAGGACTGTTGCTGGACACACAGCTGCTGGAGTATCTGTAA
- a CDS encoding M3 family metallopeptidase, with protein sequence MHIKTITKSLILATIMITGNEAAAQAPATDNPFLKTYTTPFGVPPFDLIRPEHILPAFEEGMTAQNRLIATIRTQQTAPTFAGTILALEKSGALLRKVSTVFYNLTSANTNPELESISRQLAPKMAQHHDDIYLDTVLFQLIKTVHDHPGNLNPEQKRLLEKTYKSFVRSGASLNTDKQARMREINKELSLLTVRFGQNLLAETNSFELIVDREEDLAGLPASLKDAAAISAREAGKPGKWRFTLHNASVMPFLQYSANRSLREIMYKAYTNRCNQDNDKDNKEIVARLAALRGDKAALLGYDSHADFILEENMAKTPAKANELLNRLWTAALPVAKEEAAAMQEVMDREGKNEQLQAWDWFYYADKVRKEKYSYDAETLRPYFKLENVRDGIFTVAKKLYGLTFSVIKDIPRYHEDVIAYEVKEADGKHIGVIYMDFFPRASKRGGAWMTSYRKQAEGVSPVVSIVCNFSKPAGDQPALLTPDEVETFFHEFGHALHGLLSAVTYETLSGTSVPRDFVELPSQIMGHWAFEPEVLQFYAKHHATGEVIPTELVDKMKRASKFNQGFATVEYLAASLLDMAYHTLPAGQKIDPLSFEQTQMAQLGLIGQIAPRYRSTYFQHIFSGGYSAGYYSYIWSEVLDSDAFAAFKETGDIFDPETARSFRRNVLEKGDTDDPMNLYKAFRTREPEVKFLLKNRGLDK encoded by the coding sequence ATGCATATTAAAACCATCACAAAAAGCCTGATCCTGGCAACCATTATGATCACCGGAAATGAAGCCGCGGCACAAGCACCCGCAACCGACAATCCTTTTTTGAAAACATATACGACGCCGTTCGGCGTACCGCCTTTCGATCTCATCCGGCCGGAGCACATTCTGCCGGCTTTTGAAGAAGGCATGACAGCGCAGAACCGGCTTATTGCGACTATCCGCACGCAGCAAACCGCTCCCACATTCGCCGGCACCATTTTGGCACTGGAAAAAAGCGGCGCACTGTTGCGGAAGGTCAGCACCGTGTTCTACAATCTCACATCAGCCAATACCAACCCGGAACTGGAAAGCATCTCCCGGCAACTGGCGCCCAAAATGGCGCAGCACCATGACGATATTTACCTGGATACCGTGCTCTTCCAGCTGATCAAAACTGTACACGATCATCCCGGCAACCTCAATCCTGAACAAAAACGGCTGCTGGAAAAAACCTACAAATCCTTCGTGCGAAGCGGCGCCAGTCTGAATACGGACAAGCAGGCCCGGATGCGGGAGATCAATAAAGAGCTGTCCCTGCTCACCGTGCGCTTTGGGCAGAACCTGCTGGCGGAGACGAACAGTTTTGAGCTGATCGTGGACCGGGAAGAAGATCTTGCAGGCTTGCCTGCTTCCCTGAAAGACGCCGCGGCGATATCCGCCCGGGAAGCCGGAAAACCGGGGAAATGGCGCTTCACCCTGCACAATGCCAGTGTGATGCCTTTCCTGCAATATTCCGCCAACCGGAGCTTGCGGGAGATCATGTACAAGGCATATACCAACCGTTGCAACCAGGATAACGACAAGGATAACAAGGAGATCGTGGCAAGGCTGGCCGCGCTCCGGGGGGATAAGGCTGCCCTGCTGGGATATGACAGCCATGCGGACTTCATCCTGGAAGAGAATATGGCCAAAACGCCTGCAAAAGCCAATGAACTGCTGAACCGCCTGTGGACCGCTGCCCTGCCGGTGGCAAAAGAAGAAGCGGCCGCCATGCAGGAAGTGATGGACCGGGAAGGGAAAAACGAACAACTGCAGGCCTGGGACTGGTTCTATTACGCGGACAAAGTGCGGAAAGAAAAGTACAGTTACGATGCGGAAACGCTACGCCCCTATTTCAAACTGGAAAATGTGCGCGACGGCATTTTTACAGTAGCGAAAAAGCTGTATGGGCTGACCTTTTCCGTCATCAAAGATATTCCCCGGTATCATGAAGATGTAATCGCTTACGAAGTGAAGGAAGCCGATGGAAAACACATCGGTGTAATATATATGGATTTCTTTCCCCGGGCCTCCAAACGCGGCGGCGCCTGGATGACTTCCTACCGCAAACAGGCGGAAGGCGTGTCTCCCGTGGTATCCATCGTCTGCAATTTTTCAAAGCCCGCAGGTGACCAGCCTGCATTGCTCACGCCTGATGAAGTGGAGACCTTCTTCCATGAATTCGGACATGCCCTGCACGGCCTGTTGTCCGCCGTAACCTATGAAACCCTGTCCGGCACCTCCGTGCCGCGCGATTTTGTGGAACTACCCTCACAGATCATGGGGCATTGGGCCTTTGAGCCGGAAGTACTGCAATTTTATGCCAAACACCATGCAACCGGGGAGGTCATCCCGACAGAACTGGTGGATAAAATGAAACGCGCGTCCAAATTCAACCAGGGCTTCGCCACCGTGGAATACCTGGCCGCTTCCCTGCTGGATATGGCATACCACACGCTTCCGGCGGGACAAAAAATTGATCCGCTCAGCTTTGAGCAAACACAAATGGCGCAGCTCGGGCTGATCGGCCAGATCGCGCCCCGGTACAGGAGCACTTACTTTCAGCATATTTTCTCCGGTGGATATTCCGCCGGGTATTACAGCTACATCTGGTCTGAAGTGCTGGACAGCGACGCATTTGCCGCATTCAAGGAAACCGGGGACATATTCGATCCGGAAACCGCGCGGTCGTTCCGCAGGAATGTGTTGGAAAAAGGCGATACGGACGACCCGATGAATCTCTACAAAGCTTTCCGGACAAGGGAACCCGAGGTAAAGTTCCTGCTGAAGAACCGGGGACTGGACAAATAG
- a CDS encoding carbohydrate-binding protein codes for MKNKFTTLFVLCCLLISGRLNAQFLLLDDMEGNGLCSGRWTYYAGAGATGGVQFNVPNPQPSGLNTSSHVARFIKDTSCFEYMSANCSMLQPFDLTANSVFKMLVYASTKDEILFKLQPGSDYTKAVYFTYKVSQINRWEEATFNFQSVSHRTDLNYIGIHYIDGQKAAGTLYFDLVQAPNPTGITLTNTTVAMGQEHGTVLQAKVNGDIFSSTLNTANWTALNLPQGVSIDSVHRVNDSIATITLSGNSPANYSRTVLQLQIDSAELQNPNTAMYLAKGNVVFEGNPAWTMIYQDEFNVDGLPDRSKWTVDPRPKGWINGEQQVYTDTTHDNIRVENGKLIIKGKKDFPDGNPNEPWSSGRMISQGKMDFLYGKVEVLAKLPRARGSWPAIWLMPTTSAYGGWPRSGEIDIMEHVGNNYGNVLSTVHTQNNNWMNGGHLSGSRSIPDAADNYHLYAVEWSPDSLRFSYDSIHVYTYANPQTDWKDWPFDQKFHVILNVAIGGGMGGSIFEADWPDSMMVDYVRVYQKGLGTPVLDSVVVTPKDLSFVPGKTQQYTAKAFDQNEHDMPITPVWSITGAGNTIDSAGLATLQTSGVVTATATVDSVTVSGSTNFNVRPVNYKPVPARIEAEDFDNGNVCCTEATQDTSGVLNVSYIGAGTWMEYDIDVPSAGDYRLRFRVAVSYNTSLKVQLDTATLATVALPASGGWQNWISVASAPIHLEAGQQTIRIWANASGWNFNWLEIVDAEDIALARIDITPDSVKLVAGNTRQFTAKGYDADSNLVSITPVWSVTGAANEIDAAGLFTSGAVTGTYTISATAECITGTAIAEVTPVPVLTRIAISPDTIMVPLNASQQFTATAYDQFDSVMSAPPAIVWGVSGSGNTISTGGILTAGNDPGTYTVTATADTVSGTASVTTGYTCTVNNKHEAESSSNHASGPYLETCTDIGGGQNFAGLNTGKWFAYNTLNVPVAGRYRISLRVLSTAAASVKIGHSGYTFGTISIPSTGGVWKTVSDTITLPALTYTGIHVMSGSFKFNWFSIDNCADEPQVLTRIEVTPDSANVAAGGYLQFTATGYDADSNTMVLPAVTWSVSGTGNTITSGGLLTAGLTSGTYTVTAAADSISGTAGVNVVANACTVNDKYEAETASAKAPGPYLQPCTDIGGGQNYAGLWVNDYFAYNTLNVPVPGLYNISFRVSTTAPAQIRVGHSGMVFGTIDIPSTGGAWQTITDTITLPALSYTGIHVHSGTFKFNWFSIDNCAPDSLNAGGMAFAKPQETKGIIGARLYPNPVNSMAVVEMSAGVYKTATLLDMQGKMVRRWNISSGQARLDLDLGFLQSGMYILKLEGDRETESLRLIRL; via the coding sequence ATGAAAAACAAGTTTACCACACTCTTTGTGTTGTGCTGTCTGCTGATCTCCGGCCGGCTGAACGCGCAATTTCTCCTGCTGGACGATATGGAAGGCAATGGCCTTTGCTCCGGCAGATGGACCTATTACGCCGGAGCGGGCGCTACCGGCGGCGTACAGTTCAATGTGCCAAACCCCCAGCCATCCGGCCTTAACACCAGCTCCCATGTAGCCCGGTTCATCAAAGACACCAGCTGCTTCGAGTACATGAGCGCCAATTGCAGCATGCTGCAGCCCTTTGATCTCACGGCGAACAGCGTGTTCAAAATGCTCGTGTATGCGTCTACGAAAGATGAGATATTATTCAAGCTTCAACCCGGCAGCGACTATACGAAAGCGGTGTACTTCACCTACAAGGTCAGCCAGATCAACCGCTGGGAAGAAGCCACCTTCAATTTCCAGAGCGTCAGCCACCGCACAGACCTGAATTACATCGGCATACATTATATCGATGGCCAAAAGGCCGCCGGTACCTTGTATTTCGACCTGGTGCAGGCGCCCAATCCCACCGGCATTACGCTGACCAATACCACTGTGGCAATGGGGCAGGAGCATGGCACTGTTTTGCAGGCGAAAGTGAACGGGGATATTTTTTCGTCCACACTGAATACCGCTAACTGGACGGCCCTCAATCTGCCGCAAGGGGTTTCGATAGACAGCGTTCACCGGGTAAATGACAGCATTGCCACCATCACGCTCAGCGGCAATTCCCCGGCCAACTATTCCCGAACTGTATTGCAATTGCAGATAGACAGCGCTGAACTGCAAAATCCCAATACCGCTATGTATCTGGCGAAAGGGAATGTGGTATTTGAAGGGAATCCGGCTTGGACGATGATCTATCAGGATGAATTCAATGTAGATGGCCTGCCTGACCGCAGCAAATGGACGGTGGACCCGCGCCCCAAAGGCTGGATCAACGGCGAACAGCAGGTGTACACAGATACTACGCACGACAACATCCGTGTGGAGAACGGCAAGCTCATCATCAAAGGAAAGAAGGATTTTCCTGACGGCAACCCCAACGAACCCTGGTCATCCGGAAGAATGATCTCGCAGGGGAAAATGGATTTCCTGTACGGCAAAGTGGAAGTTTTGGCCAAGTTGCCCCGCGCCCGCGGCTCCTGGCCTGCTATCTGGCTGATGCCAACTACGAGCGCATACGGCGGCTGGCCCCGCAGCGGCGAGATAGATATCATGGAACATGTGGGGAATAACTACGGGAACGTATTATCCACGGTGCATACGCAAAATAATAACTGGATGAACGGCGGCCACCTCAGCGGCTCGCGCAGCATCCCCGACGCAGCGGACAATTATCACCTTTATGCGGTGGAATGGAGCCCGGATTCCCTGCGGTTCTCTTATGACAGCATACATGTGTACACCTACGCCAATCCGCAAACGGACTGGAAAGACTGGCCCTTCGATCAGAAATTCCATGTCATCCTGAACGTAGCCATCGGCGGCGGTATGGGCGGCTCCATATTTGAAGCGGACTGGCCGGACAGTATGATGGTGGACTATGTACGGGTATATCAGAAAGGCCTCGGTACACCGGTGCTGGATTCCGTAGTGGTAACGCCCAAAGACCTGTCCTTTGTGCCGGGCAAAACACAGCAATACACCGCGAAAGCCTTTGACCAGAATGAGCACGACATGCCCATAACGCCGGTCTGGAGCATCACCGGAGCGGGTAATACGATCGACTCCGCCGGTCTGGCTACGCTGCAAACCTCGGGGGTGGTAACGGCTACGGCTACTGTAGATTCCGTGACCGTATCCGGTTCCACGAACTTCAACGTGCGGCCGGTGAACTATAAACCGGTGCCGGCCAGGATAGAAGCCGAGGATTTTGATAATGGCAATGTATGCTGCACGGAAGCCACACAGGATACCAGCGGCGTGCTGAATGTAAGTTACATCGGCGCCGGTACCTGGATGGAGTATGATATTGATGTACCGTCTGCCGGCGATTACCGCCTGCGTTTCCGGGTGGCCGTCAGCTACAACACCAGCCTGAAAGTGCAGCTGGACACAGCGACCCTTGCCACGGTAGCCCTTCCGGCCAGCGGCGGCTGGCAGAACTGGATATCCGTAGCCTCCGCGCCAATACACCTGGAAGCCGGGCAGCAAACTATCCGCATCTGGGCCAATGCTTCCGGCTGGAACTTCAACTGGCTGGAGATCGTGGATGCTGAAGATATCGCCCTCGCACGGATAGACATTACGCCGGACAGCGTGAAACTTGTTGCCGGAAATACCCGGCAATTCACCGCAAAGGGATATGATGCGGACAGCAACCTGGTATCCATCACACCGGTATGGTCCGTGACCGGCGCCGCCAACGAGATCGATGCCGCAGGTCTGTTCACCTCCGGCGCCGTAACTGGTACCTACACCATTTCAGCAACAGCAGAATGTATAACGGGAACGGCTATAGCAGAAGTAACGCCGGTGCCTGTGCTTACGCGTATCGCGATCAGCCCGGACACCATCATGGTCCCGCTGAACGCTTCACAGCAATTCACGGCAACGGCATACGACCAGTTTGACAGCGTGATGTCTGCCCCCCCGGCTATTGTATGGGGAGTATCTGGCTCCGGCAACACTATTTCCACCGGCGGGATATTGACCGCCGGAAACGATCCGGGTACCTACACCGTGACGGCAACAGCGGATACGGTGAGTGGCACAGCGTCGGTCACCACCGGTTACACCTGTACGGTCAACAATAAACATGAAGCGGAAAGCTCATCCAACCATGCTTCCGGACCTTACCTGGAAACCTGTACAGATATTGGCGGCGGCCAGAATTTCGCCGGACTGAACACCGGCAAATGGTTCGCCTACAATACCCTGAACGTTCCCGTTGCCGGCAGGTACCGCATCAGCCTGCGGGTATTATCCACTGCCGCCGCTTCGGTGAAGATCGGGCATAGCGGATATACATTCGGCACCATCAGCATCCCCTCCACCGGCGGTGTATGGAAAACCGTCAGTGATACCATCACGCTGCCGGCATTGACCTATACCGGCATACATGTAATGTCCGGCTCCTTTAAATTCAACTGGTTCAGCATAGACAACTGTGCGGATGAACCGCAGGTGCTGACCCGTATCGAGGTAACACCGGATTCCGCCAATGTAGCCGCTGGGGGATATCTGCAATTCACAGCCACCGGGTATGATGCGGACAGCAACACCATGGTGCTGCCAGCAGTGACCTGGAGTGTGAGCGGCACTGGAAATACCATCACTTCCGGCGGCCTGCTCACGGCGGGGCTTACCTCCGGTACTTATACGGTCACCGCTGCAGCGGATTCCATCAGCGGCACTGCCGGCGTGAACGTGGTGGCCAATGCCTGCACCGTGAACGACAAATACGAAGCGGAAACGGCCAGCGCGAAGGCTCCCGGCCCATACCTGCAACCATGCACGGATATCGGCGGCGGACAAAATTACGCCGGGCTTTGGGTGAATGACTACTTTGCTTACAATACGCTGAACGTACCGGTACCCGGTTTGTACAACATCAGCTTCCGCGTGTCTACAACAGCTCCCGCGCAGATCCGTGTGGGCCACAGCGGCATGGTTTTCGGCACCATCGACATACCGTCCACCGGCGGGGCATGGCAAACCATTACGGATACCATCACTTTGCCGGCACTGAGTTATACGGGCATACATGTGCATTCCGGAACTTTCAAATTCAACTGGTTCAGCATCGATAACTGTGCGCCGGACAGTCTGAATGCCGGTGGTATGGCCTTTGCGAAACCGCAGGAAACAAAAGGCATCATCGGAGCACGCCTGTATCCTAACCCGGTGAACAGTATGGCAGTAGTGGAAATGAGCGCTGGTGTTTACAAAACGGCCACATTGCTCGATATGCAGGGGAAAATGGTGCGCAGGTGGAATATATCATCCGGACAGGCAAGGCTTGACCTGGATCTTGGTTTCCTGCAGAGCGGCATGTATATCCTGAAGCTGGAAGGGGACAGGGAGACGGAGAGTTTGCGGTTGATCAGGTTGTAG